Proteins from a single region of Bradyrhizobium diazoefficiens:
- a CDS encoding MBL fold metallo-hydrolase encodes MSDNYDVPFNRNFPLKPGVVEEVRPGVRRVLCNNPSPFTFTGTVSYIIGTGNVAIIDPGPDDEAHAAALLEAVRGETVSHIFVTHTHRDHSPNTPRIKQATGAPVYAEGPHRASRPRFESEKHNPESGADRDFAPDVRIAHGDVVEGAGWRLEAVATPGHTANHLAFAWPKRKFSFVGDHVMGWSTSIVAPPDGSMIDYMESLDRLAARAEDLYFSGHGPEIPDGPRFVRFLIRHRKAREASILHRLAKGEADIPTLVRAIYIGIDPRLTTAAGYSVLAHLEDLVARGVVATDGDPVIGGTYRMAGA; translated from the coding sequence ATGTCCGACAACTACGACGTCCCGTTCAACCGCAACTTTCCGCTTAAGCCGGGTGTCGTCGAGGAAGTCCGCCCCGGCGTGCGGCGCGTCCTGTGCAACAATCCGAGCCCGTTCACCTTCACCGGTACCGTCAGCTACATCATAGGCACAGGCAACGTCGCGATCATCGATCCCGGCCCAGACGATGAGGCTCATGCGGCGGCGCTGCTCGAGGCCGTGCGTGGCGAGACGGTGAGCCATATCTTCGTCACCCACACCCACCGTGATCATTCGCCCAATACACCGCGCATCAAGCAGGCGACCGGCGCGCCGGTGTATGCCGAGGGCCCGCATCGCGCCTCGCGCCCGCGCTTCGAGAGCGAGAAGCACAATCCGGAATCGGGCGCCGACCGCGACTTCGCGCCCGACGTCAGGATCGCCCATGGCGACGTCGTCGAAGGCGCAGGCTGGCGGCTCGAGGCCGTGGCCACGCCCGGCCATACCGCCAATCACCTTGCTTTTGCCTGGCCCAAGCGAAAGTTCAGCTTCGTCGGCGATCACGTCATGGGCTGGTCGACCTCGATCGTGGCGCCGCCCGACGGCTCGATGATCGACTACATGGAGTCGCTCGATCGCCTCGCCGCGCGCGCGGAGGATCTGTACTTCTCCGGCCACGGCCCCGAAATCCCTGATGGTCCTCGCTTCGTGCGTTTCCTGATCCGTCACCGCAAGGCACGCGAGGCCTCGATCCTGCACCGCCTCGCCAAGGGCGAGGCCGACATCCCGACCCTGGTGCGGGCGATCTATATCGGCATCGATCCCAGGCTGACCACGGCCGCCGGCTATTCCGTGCTGGCGCATCTGGAAGACCTCGTCGCACGTGGTGTCGTGGCGACCGACGGCGATCCCGTGATCGGCGGAACGTATCGGATGGCGGGCGCTTAG
- a CDS encoding DUF1499 domain-containing protein, which yields MARRFSAPYQSEPVSSLATWARNLAVFAVVAVVVSIIIVRFDFLEMKPALATFFGGLAIAGLSILFGLAGFAAIWQNGSRGMARILLAFLIDGAILAYPAYQAVLYRKLPHIHDITTDPIDPPRFEALSRLRTGDGTNTAVYAGLYSAEQQRQFYPDIEPIELEIPVDRAYAIARQLVIKRKWTVIDEREPQPPRRMGRIEAVARTPIMGFREDISIRVMPDGEDSRVDIRSASRYFESDLGSNAARVTKFIDDLNTAADADALKPVKKTPVAPPKAPAKTVKK from the coding sequence ATGGCCCGCAGGTTTTCCGCTCCCTATCAGTCGGAGCCCGTGTCCAGCCTCGCGACCTGGGCGCGCAATCTGGCCGTGTTCGCCGTGGTGGCGGTGGTGGTGTCGATCATCATCGTCCGCTTCGACTTCCTGGAGATGAAGCCGGCGCTAGCTACCTTCTTCGGCGGGCTCGCTATCGCCGGGCTTTCCATCCTGTTCGGGCTCGCCGGCTTTGCCGCGATCTGGCAGAACGGCTCGCGCGGCATGGCGCGCATCCTGCTCGCTTTCCTCATCGACGGGGCGATCCTCGCCTATCCCGCTTATCAAGCCGTGCTCTACCGCAAGCTGCCTCATATCCACGACATCACCACCGATCCCATCGACCCGCCGCGCTTCGAGGCGCTGTCGCGCCTGCGCACCGGCGACGGCACCAACACCGCTGTTTATGCCGGTCTCTACTCGGCCGAGCAGCAGCGCCAGTTCTATCCCGATATCGAGCCGATCGAGCTCGAGATCCCCGTCGACCGCGCCTATGCGATCGCGCGCCAGCTCGTCATCAAGCGCAAATGGACCGTCATCGACGAACGCGAGCCGCAGCCACCGCGCCGCATGGGCCGCATCGAGGCGGTGGCGCGCACACCGATCATGGGCTTTCGCGAGGACATCTCGATCAGGGTCATGCCTGACGGCGAGGATTCCCGCGTCGATATTCGCTCCGCCTCGCGCTATTTCGAGAGCGACCTCGGCAGCAACGCCGCGCGCGTGACGAAATTCATCGACGACCTCAACACCGCCGCCGATGCCGACGCACTGAAGCCGGTGAAGAAGACCCCGGTGGCGCCGCCGAAAGCGCCGGCGAAGACGGTGAAGAAATAA
- a CDS encoding acyl-CoA dehydrogenase has product MSVRPQTKDKPAAASFQWDDPFLLDEQLTEDERMVRDTARAYAQDKLLPRVTKAYLEETTDREIFNEMGELGLIGITLPEEYGCANASYVAYGLVAREIERVDSGYRSMNSVQSSLVMYPIYAYGDENQRKKYLPKLASGEWVGCFGLTEPDAGSDPAGMKTRAEKVSDGYRLTGSKMWISNAPIADVFVVWAKSAAHDNQIRGFVLEKGMKGLSAPKIGGKLSLRASITGEVVMDGVVVPEHALLPNVSGLKGPFGCLNRARYGISWGALGAAEDCMHRARQYTLDRKQFGKPLAATQLVQKKLADMETEIALGLQGSLRVGRLMDEGKFAPEMISIMKRNNCGKALDIARVARDMHGGNGISIEYHVMRHVHNLETVNTYEGTHDVHALILGRAITGIQAFF; this is encoded by the coding sequence ATGAGCGTGCGCCCTCAGACCAAGGACAAGCCGGCTGCGGCTTCCTTCCAGTGGGACGATCCGTTCCTGCTCGACGAGCAGCTGACCGAAGACGAGCGCATGGTGCGCGACACGGCGCGCGCCTACGCCCAGGACAAGCTGCTGCCGCGCGTCACCAAGGCCTATCTGGAAGAGACGACCGACCGCGAAATCTTCAACGAGATGGGCGAGCTCGGCCTGATCGGCATCACGCTGCCGGAGGAATATGGCTGCGCCAATGCGAGCTATGTGGCCTACGGCCTCGTCGCGCGCGAGATCGAGCGAGTTGATTCCGGCTACCGTTCGATGAACTCGGTGCAGTCCTCGCTGGTGATGTACCCGATCTACGCCTATGGCGACGAGAACCAGCGCAAGAAATATCTGCCGAAGCTCGCCAGCGGCGAGTGGGTCGGCTGCTTCGGCCTGACCGAGCCTGATGCCGGCTCCGACCCGGCCGGTATGAAGACCCGCGCGGAAAAGGTCTCCGACGGCTATCGCCTGACCGGCAGCAAGATGTGGATCTCGAACGCGCCGATCGCCGACGTGTTCGTGGTCTGGGCCAAGTCGGCCGCGCACGACAATCAGATCCGCGGCTTCGTGCTGGAGAAGGGTATGAAGGGCCTCTCCGCGCCCAAGATCGGCGGCAAGCTCAGCCTGCGCGCCTCCATCACCGGCGAGGTCGTGATGGACGGTGTTGTGGTTCCGGAACACGCGCTGCTGCCCAACGTCTCCGGCCTCAAGGGCCCGTTCGGCTGCCTCAACCGCGCCCGCTACGGCATCTCCTGGGGCGCGCTCGGCGCCGCCGAGGACTGCATGCACCGTGCGCGCCAATACACGCTCGACCGCAAGCAGTTTGGCAAGCCGCTGGCCGCGACCCAGCTGGTTCAGAAGAAGCTCGCCGATATGGAGACCGAGATCGCGCTCGGCCTTCAGGGCTCGCTTCGCGTCGGCCGGCTGATGGACGAGGGCAAATTCGCTCCCGAGATGATCTCGATCATGAAGCGCAACAATTGCGGCAAGGCGCTCGACATCGCCCGCGTCGCGCGCGACATGCATGGTGGCAACGGCATCTCGATCGAATATCACGTGATGCGCCACGTCCACAACCTCGAGACGGTCAACACCTACGAGGGCACCCACGACGTCCACGCACTGATCCTGGGCCGCGCGATCACGGGCATTCAGGCGTTTTTCTGA